Within Malus domestica chromosome 04, GDT2T_hap1, the genomic segment ACCTGTCCGTGAAAGACAATCgccctagagagagagagagatagcgaGGGAGAGCGGTGATTGTGTGGTGAATGAAGGCTGGAGAGTCAGAGACAAGAGTATGGTATGGTGGTGGGCCGGTGGCTGGTCGGAATTTGACAGTATGGTGAGGGACGACGTTGGTGAGGGCTGGAGGCTCAGGGCTGCGCTTCGAAACAAATGAACGGAGGAACTACAAAAGTGAAATGTGATCTGACCTAAAAACAAATCAACGGCACAGATTAAATCCAAAACAATCAACGGTTGAAATAATtctcttataattaaaaaattatatatatatatatatattttttttttttcggttcggtatgggaataccgaaaaaatgaaatgcaataccaaatcccataccgaaactttcggtttggtttgggattacaTCCCGAAACTTTcgggaattttggtttgggatcgggatttttttggtttggtttgggatttttgggatttttttccagccctagttATAGTTCCTTATGCGTTAAATTCTTGGCTCTCTATTCTTCAGTCAATCATGCtcattcaaaaaagaaaaataaaataaaataaagtccTCGAATACTATTGAtcgtaatttaaaaaaaaaacgataacATTAAGGAGTGAGAAAATAATTGCGAAGTCATTATTTATAAGAGTGGAATTTACAACATTTCACttataaatagataaaatatTATCTAACCATATATAATACTAAGTGGCCTATCGACTTTAtgttaacacacacacacacacatatatatatatttatataattcTCATCAATATCACCATTCATGTTTATCACGCgtcatattatttattattttctcgatTGTTCATGAAACACGCATGTGCATCCAAATTTCACCAACTGCATACATATGCACCGACCCATTTCataatatttcaatttcatttttttgacGTTTCTAGATGAATGatcaaaacaaaatacaatgtATTACATTGTAGTACTCTACCCAACAGGTACTACTCTCTTCTGGCATGCTTCAAAgcaaaaatatcattttctaGATAAATTAGCTTCACCTACTTAATGAAAATTAGGCAATCATATTTGGTTTAGGCATTCACTTCCATAGGTCATGTTCAAAATGATGATTACCATTATTTAATCGTACTAGTAAGCTACTAAGGGTAAGAATAATCGTCTAGATCTTATTATGAAACAAAAAAGCTGCCCCgagtctaaaaaaaaaaaaaaaagaaacctcCGGTACACTACCCGGTGTAGTCTCTGGagcctttcttttatttctcgAATTCTTTGGGTGGTAGCTTGCTTCCAAGCCCTACCTTATATAAAAGTTGTTTATAATTTGATGTGTATTAATTTATGTATGCTATTTTCTTTATGAAATTCAAACTCAAAATGTTTCTTGTTTATTTGACGTGTATTAATTTATGCATGCTATTTTCTATATGTTATCAGTTTAGGTCGGATGTCccaaagaaaataacaaaaaatttattCGTTTAAATGTAAATGGAATAAGGGACCCAccattaaaacaaataaaaaataaatttgatattgatGTCATGATTCCTAATCACAAAGCCTTCAAATCCAGTCAGCAAATAATACTTCTATTGGATAAACTTTTGATGTCAAATATACACAGTGGCTTTCGACCTAGGATTTTGACATTTCTCTTGGAGATGCTTTTTAgcccatctccaaaggagatttcaaattttacacacaaaatttaaatttgaaggcttccaaaggagatgtcatattttacacaaaatttaaatttgaaggctTATATGGCACATTGAtctttttgtaaattttcttcTTTAACCGATATGTCAAATTTCAACTATTATTAAttgcattatttatttttcataattgtaattagtatttttaaaacaaaagataataacaaaaattataaaaaagacAGTTATTATCCACTAAAAATAGATTTGAAGCTGcggtcaaatttgacagcaactcCATCTCCTGCCATTCAGTTGGAAAACACCATTGATgtcttttttttaccgttattgCTAATATGGACTTTTTtacatctcatttggagatgctcttaggcAATCATATTGGTTTAGGCATTCACTTCCTTAGTTCATGTTCTAAATGATGGTTATCAAACATTTCAATGTCTCGTTAATCGTCGCTTATGAAATTCGAACTCAAAATCTTTCTTGATAATTTGATGTGTATTAACTTATGCATGCTATTTTCTTTATGTTATCATTTCGATTAGTTCGGATGTCCCAAAGAAGTTGACATCATTTTCTTTGGCATTGGTGTCAAGTGTCCCCATTGCTTTTCTACTCAGCTAGCACAAGATGCCAACATATATCCCACCGGGCGTCTTAAATCCCTAACACAAGAGCCAAACTTTGTAACATCTCCCTAGCTTATCACGAGCCAACCGTCCTCATCAAGTTTTCTCCGATTCCAAATGTCCTGCCAAAGCTATTTGAACTTTTAGTGGCCTTTTGGATCTTTTCAAGCTTAACATAACATCATTGCCAACTATTGTCAAGCACTTCTTCCTTTATCAATTTGTCTCTGATGACTATTATTAGATAGTATTAAAACAAGTTCAACGGGGATTTATTGACGCCTATATATGATTTTTGCGTTTTCATTCATCATAACAtgtacaatatataataaaaaacacATGAGTTATAAAAATCCGACTTTTACTTTTAGTAGAGTTCAAGCGTCGTTCGTTATTGTATCTATACGTTTTTTTGGTTCGCGCTTTGGAACCCATAATTGGGTATTGCGGTTTGGACTGAAGTTGATAATTAACGAAATATAGTTGATGTTGATGTTGTAGCCGAAACCAAATGCGACCATAATACGCAATTGGAGCATCGATTATTTAGGGTTTGGTCAATGCATGCATAATTGCATACGATGCTAAAATATATAGATTAATTTTCCAACATTGTTTTGGATTTTATTGGGCAGAGATAATGAGGTTGAATATCTAGTTAAAGTTGCACTTAAATCAAATTCTAATGGGTGATTCAGTCGTCATATGACATTGATATTTCAGCGCAGTCATTTCGGTTTGCAAACTCAAATGCTCAATCCATATTACACCATTGGCATTGGGGTAATTCGCAAAGTTGTCTTAGGTTTAATGATTTGAGTTAAGCTGCAAAATAATCAATCATAAATCGATATCATACTTActtttaagaaaaatttaagGTTTGTTGTTTACAAGTGATGAGTAATACAATAGACTGCAATGCTGGTGTAGACAAAGTTATTTTTTCGGCTATTCCTCGCGCATCAAAAATGTTAAAATTGAGCTATGATCATTTTCTGATTCCTCCTCAAGCATCTAAAGACTAAAATGTCGAAACTGAGCTACTAATCTTATACCATTTTACATGATTACTTGCTTTTGCTTCTGCATCCATTTTTCTTCACCGTTCAATAATGATGTCTTAGCATGAGTTCAATTTTGTTGTAATTGTATACGTTAATAAAGTCGACACTCCTGAAATATGAGTAATCCACCAATATAAATGAcactgaaaaagaagaaaattaaacGCATTAAACTTGAATtccttacttttattttttattttttcaatagaAAGACGAAAAGAAACAGATAACCTACTATGAATATTATGAATTAATGTTGGAATTTACAACATCCGTCCTCTCAAATAATAACGGTCCAGAAACTGTTTACCATCGTTTTTCATAGTTGAACaatttaaactatttaattcaCCTTAATTATGTTTAGTTCACCTTTAATTCCACTTAATTGAACAATAAAAAGGAAGGAGGTTGATTGGACACGTCAGGGTCTAGTCATAATTGGCTGACTTGTCACGATGCCGTTGTTTCTCGACAAACATTAGTCCAACACGGCGGCATTCTATGAAGCCTGTAGTGCAACaagataaatatttttaaatactaTTTAGTTGTTATAATATAATTAGgaattaaaattattattttaaatttctaatCAGTtgtataaattttattatttcacTTAGTATAACAAATCAAAACTGTGTTGTTAGCATAttaaaaagggaactttaacgaaaagcttcaagtactgtttattttaacgaaaaaccacatttttacattaaaaagttaattctagtactatttactttacattttattttgtccttattgttaaaattcaaagttttcgaactattttcattaattttgttaaaaatctTTGGTGCCACGGCCCATCTCTGTTGACTGCAACCCCCATCATCGTTAAACCCAATTAAATATCatagccccccccccccaatgcCATACTCATACCTACCACACGTCTCACATGCATACATGCACACATGCACATACCCCCATACATAAACATACATAAAAATCTTTGAAAATTCCCACATTTCTCAATAAACCCACCTCCCTCCCCTCTCCCTATATATTATCATCCTCCCCACCTCTTTCCTACTTCTCCAATTCACCAATTTACACCCCCCCCCCCtcataaaaaaaacacaaacactccTTGTTTGTTCTCTCTTTTCATATCGCACGCCCACACCACCAACAACTACCACTCATGGGTGAGGTCagtaaaaattaatcaaaactttgTCATTCTTCGTCACTAGTAATAGTTTGCTTCCACCAAAGTTGTTTGTTTTAACGATGGTTCTATATGTCCTCGCAGGAAAAGGAAGCGCCGAAGAATGACGGCGAGAAAAAGCCGGCTGACGCCGCCCCCAAGAAGGACGACGGGGTGGTCACCGTCGTCTTGAAGACCGACATCCATTGCGAGGGATGCGCCAAGAAAATCAAACGAGCTGTCAAGAAATTCGAAGGTATGACATCACGAATTATCCACCGATTTCGATATCAAATTTTGATCACATGACAGATTTGAGCTTGTGTGTTCTTATCATTACTGCTTTCTTAATTGGTTTTTCGGATGTCTTTGGTTAGAGCAGTGTGCCCGTCGTCCATTTCTATCAACATAATATAGAACATTATAAAGAAAAGGTTCGGAGTTTACCAAGTTCGCCGGAATTCAGACCACATTGAGTctctgagatttttttttttttttttaccgttgaaaaTTGAGTACCAAAAAAAGGTCCAAAATCGTTTCATGGAAATTGGAagaccataaataaataaatatatattaattttggataagatttgAGCCTTTTTTAGGCGTTGAAGCAAAGGAAACAGTTCAACAAATTTGACTTTAATGGCGTACATGCATTTTCCATTATATTTAAGCTTTAATTTGATTGTCTAACAACTATTTACGTAACAAAcacgtttttattttattaattgattTTGGCTAATTTGGTACTAATTTTTGAATTAGTATAGGCGTTGAACAAGTGAAGACGGATAGTGCAGCCAACATACTGACTGTGACTGGGAAAGTTAACCCCGCCGGGCTTAAGGAGAAACTGGAGCAGAAGATTAAGAAGAAGATCGACCTGGTCTCTCCTCAGCCCAAAAAAGAtggcggtggcggtggtggaGACAAGAAACCTGCCGCAGAGGGAAAGGCTGAGAAAAAGGATGATGAGAAAAAGCCAGCTGATGAGAAAAAGCCGGCTGAAGACAAAAAGCCCATAGAGGCACCCAAAGAGGTAATTTATTGACATTCATGTATATAGTGAATTAGCTATGTAAATCGCTCGGAACAGCTCGAAATTATACGTTctttatatattaattttgttgctaaatttgtttcttttttgttgggTGGTTTCTGGTTTCAGAATTCTGTGGTGCTGAAGATCAGATTACATTGTGAGGGTTGCATGCACAAGATGAAGAGTAAAATCTCCAAGTTTAAAGGTTAATTCCAATCGATTCTCGTACTTTCCATGACTTGAAGAATATAATATAGAATTTggattatattaatttaatcaGAATGATGCACGCACACCACTGGCACCACGCTATTAAACTAATAATATTTTAGCAGATTTTGTAAAAAGACTAATCTAGATTAATAGAAAATTAAGTCATAACGATACTTTCATAGAGTAAAAATTAAGTATGAGACTGTAAATTTGAATGCTGAATATTCAAACCGGCTAAAAGCATTCGAGCGTTTTTacaatatttgttttttatgatgcATGTGCTTGACGTTATAAAGATTTTAAAGACCCCTTGtgataaattttaaatgtttttgtAAAGTTTATATTTTCTTTACCAAAAGTTGTAAATATTCATGGGCAAATTTGTCATTCTATTATCTAACAAAGAAGTGCATTATGGTGTTCACAGGTGTTAACAGTGTGAGCTTTGATGCACCCAAAGACCTGGTAATGGTGAAGGGATTCATGGATGTAAAAGAACTTGTACCCTACCTCAAAGAGAAGTTCCGGAGGGCCGTGGAAGTGGTCCCACCCAAGAAAGATGACGGCGGAGCTGCCGACAAGAAGTCAAAAGACGGCGGTGGTgacaagaaggaaaaggaagccGCAGGAGGTGataagaaagagaaagacgGTGGTGGTGAGAAGAAAGATAAAGCAGTCGCAGCAGGTGACGGCGCCGCCGCAggcggtggaggaggaggaggaggaggcgcCCCCAAGATGGAGGTGAGCAAGAGGGAGTATAATGGGTACCCTTACCCACCTCCTTCATACTATTGGTACGACGAAGGGCACGTTTACAACCACAACAAGTTTGTCATGGAGGCTCAAGCGCACCAGGCGCACGTTAGCCAGGGGTCCTCTAGCCATGGCTACGCTGTGCCGATGGAACACTACCCTGCGCCGCAGATGTTCAGTGACGAGAATCCGAACGGTTGTTCGGTGATGTAGAGTGCTGAACCGATCGACCGGTGGTTGgtttgatgaagctttgaaaTTAAGAAAGATATTATATAGAGGGTCAAAATCggaatttcacaaaaaatgTATATATTACGAGATGCTTAAGAGAAGCTAATACAAGGTTTAATAATGAGTAGGAACTGATGGGAATTTTGGACTTAAATACACGGTGTAGTAGGGTTAGACCGACCGGGCGGCCGCCCAGATGAGGCAGCCGGTTCAGATGTTGGGTTTGGTTATTGGttagtttaatataattaaattttcTGCTAATTATTTTAGTTGTATTTTTGATACTTTTTAATAAAGATATTAAATCTTATCTTAATAGTCTcctcaattttgaatttttgattaGCAAAGTATGATATTCAGGAATTAATCAAACGTACAAAGTAAGGATAAGGTGCATAAATAAGTTTTGATAAAAACTTTACTGGAGATTTCAACCCAATCGAATGAAAGTTGAATATTAAAGTGCACATACAACATTGAACGAACAAACGGATTACAAAACTagaaatattattgatatcaAATACTACAAAATCACCGAGACGGCTACATAAACTCCAAAatgctacattgtgaatgacttatttttcaaactaaattacaaacaatatttatagagaactaaacctaagaaaccctaacttGGATGGGCTAGACCCAAgtcctaaactaacaagcaaaactcaagtactaaaataaacctaaatactaattttttccaacaaaaaaagTGCCCCCCACAAACAACATAAGTAATCCTCAACCATACAAACAATGAAAACTACAATGGCCTTTCTTCCACTAATAAGTCATGGAGTAGGTCAGGGGGATCATCCAACCATACCACATCACTAGTTCCTCCAATACCTGAACGGGCTAGTTGTTATGCTGCATGATTTGCGTCCCGATTTGTGTGTCTGAACTCACAGTGCCCAAGTGATTGTAGTAAACCTTTCTTTAATAATAGGTCCAAAAGTGGATTGATCTTCATCCTTTTGTTTCAACCCTGTAAGGACAAGGCTGGAGTCTCTTTCGAATATTATTCCAGCACTGCCATGGTTGCTTTGCACCAACACCAGTGCAACAAACTTCGCTGCTAGAACCTCTGCTTGCAGCGGAGATATGACATCTTTGTGCCTTCCTAAAGCCCGTGCAATAAATTTCCCTAGTGGTCTTGAATGATAGCTCTCATTTCGTTGCTCCTTGATCTTTCTTCCCATGCCCTATCAAATTTGCATTTCAAGAAACCTAAAGAAGGAGCAATCTATTTCTGTTGCACTTTGTACAATGATTTCCTTTAAGAGAGCATTGCCATTTTTGGAGCGTCTGCAACCATTCTTCTGCCTTATTAATAATCCCCTACGGGTTTGGTTGAGTTCCATTTCACACGACATCATTCCACAAGCTCCAATTCAATATCAATATCAGCTCGTCGGTACGCTTAGAGCATGTTGGAGAGCATTGTATACCCCAACAAGGTGTAGGGgcattagtttaccctctcacagcGAGAGAGCATTGTATACCCCATTGGAACGTAGGGGATTAGTTTGCCCTCTCCCAATTGGAGAGTAAACCTAAATGGGTGTTGAGGAATTAGTTTTCTCTCTCGCCCTAAAGAGCAGACCCCAGATGGGTGTCAggaaattagtttaccttcttgCTGGAAAGCAGACCTAGATgtgtgtcggggaattagtttaccttctcacGCTGTAAAGTAGACCCAGCTGAGAGTCAGGGGTGGGATAGCAAACCTAGATGGGTGTCGAGGATTAGTTTACCTTTTTTTCATCAGAGAGCAGACCCATATAGGtgttggggaattagtttaccctctcgcattaAAGAgaagacccatatgggtgtcggagaattagtttaccctctcgcactagagagcagcCCCAAATGGGTGTTAGGatattagtttaccctttcgcactagagagcatggAAGTCATTGTTGTGAGTGTAGCTAAGGAAAGCTGGACTGTTGCACAATATAATCATATGCCTGTAATGTCTTGTTCGATGATCTTCTTGAGACTTCGAACTGCTCTCGGACCTTGTCCAATTGTTGCACCATCCTTAGATGTTTTGCCATGTACTCCCTTGAGGCTTAGTTGGTGGTCAACTGAGAATCTGAATTGATTGCAAACTTCATCACCGTTAAAACTTTTGCTAGCCGAGGGGCTACTGGTTAAAGCCTCATGTTCTTCTTTGTCATTGAATACTTTGAAGTCTAGAGCGTCACGAGTCTGATAGGC encodes:
- the LOC103419873 gene encoding heavy metal-associated isoprenylated plant protein 6 isoform X2, translating into MRQENQTSCQEIRSIGVEQVKTDSAANILTVTGKVNPAGLKEKLEQKIKKKIDLVSPQPKKDGGGGGGDKKPAAEGKAEKKDDEKKPADEKKPAEDKKPIEAPKENSVVLKIRLHCEGCMHKMKSKISKFKGVNSVSFDAPKDLVMVKGFMDVKELVPYLKEKFRRAVEVVPPKKDDGGAADKKSKDGGGDKKEKEAAGGDKKEKDGGGEKKDKAVAAGDGAAAGGGGGGGGGAPKMEVSKREYNGYPYPPPSYYWYDEGHVYNHNKFVMEAQAHQAHVSQGSSSHGYAVPMEHYPAPQMFSDENPNGCSVM
- the LOC103419873 gene encoding heavy metal-associated isoprenylated plant protein 6 isoform X1, which encodes MGEEKEAPKNDGEKKPADAAPKKDDGVVTVVLKTDIHCEGCAKKIKRAVKKFEGVEQVKTDSAANILTVTGKVNPAGLKEKLEQKIKKKIDLVSPQPKKDGGGGGGDKKPAAEGKAEKKDDEKKPADEKKPAEDKKPIEAPKENSVVLKIRLHCEGCMHKMKSKISKFKGVNSVSFDAPKDLVMVKGFMDVKELVPYLKEKFRRAVEVVPPKKDDGGAADKKSKDGGGDKKEKEAAGGDKKEKDGGGEKKDKAVAAGDGAAAGGGGGGGGGAPKMEVSKREYNGYPYPPPSYYWYDEGHVYNHNKFVMEAQAHQAHVSQGSSSHGYAVPMEHYPAPQMFSDENPNGCSVM